The segment CCTGGAAGtccaagaacaagaagaggaacaCGGACACGGAGCAGCGAGCGCCCAAAAGTGTCACCGACTACGGTACGGAGacacacttcctgttcctgttagcttagcatatcttgtagtttctttcctttttactGCATTCCTTCTCCTATTGTAACCGGGCCGATGTTCCTAAGTCTTATTTTCAGAAACATGTTTTCACCTTTTTTAACCGCAGCtaatcacttcctgtctcacgtgttgcatcacttcctgtgaaACACTTTCAGGTGGAGCTCCTCCGGTGAACAAAGCATGTAAGTGGTCCTCCAGTGTGACGCTACTAATGGCagagctacccccccccccctctttactaacccccccaccctcccaacATGGCTGCTCCTCATGGGATCACTTCTTCTTGCTTGTGCTCGTTCAGCTTCCTCACagctgcagccaatcacagcggctGTGGGCGTCGGCTTGAGGCCGTGTTTCATCTGGAGGACGGAGAGACGACTCACGAGTTCAGGGTTTAGACTTTGTTCAAGAAGTCTGACTTCAGGTCCTCAGGTCCGGTCCTGGAGCTAGTCTTCATGGGGTCAGGCCCCCTTGTGGTTCCCATCAGCCCTAGAACCTCAAAGAGCTCTGGACCCTCAACGAGTCGCTCACGGAGAACCTGAGAACGCGGGAGTCGAGTTCAAGGACATCCCGTGCATCTCAGCTTCTAAAGACACAAACAGCCTGGTTCCTGTTCGTGATGAAGACGACGCTCAGAGAAAACCACGGAGGCCTGAACAGGGTCCTCccctatctcctcctcctcctcctcctccccctcctcctcctcctcacctatctcctccccctcctcctcctccgtctcggTGGATCTTTGTCACGCTGCACTTTAAAGAAAGATGGAAACCCAATTTGTTgaatgtttaatattcatgaacaTCTGGCacgcttcatgtctcctcccccgctcctcgtcccccccccctcctcgtcctcctcatccctcctcatcccccccctcctcctcatcccctcgtCCCCCCTTGTCCTCCTcgttcccctcctcccccatgccccctcctcatcctccccgccctcgtccccctcgtcccctcgtccccctcctcctcctcctcctcccctcctcatcccccctcgtcctcctccccccccccccctctgagagCATCAGCATGAGCTTCTTCCAGGTTGTTTTGGTGAAGCTGTTCTTTATTAACACTCGTTAGCTCTGGACTCGcgtgtctttatgctaagctaacagctAACTGGCTTTCAGTGAACATGTCCACTCTTCAGTTTTAAGAcccgatgaagacgaggaaacatttaatataataaataacaatagaGATGAAACCAGGTtaacttctacacacacacacacacacacatgaatgagaAGAAACTGGAACGTCCCAGTGTCACCTAAACGCAGCAAACCAACGGTTTTAATTACAATCAACACACTTTTATAACttttgtaacatttaaaaaactctCTTATAACTCTTTTATAACTCTTAACTCTCTTATAACTCTTTTACGACTCTTATAACTCTTTTACGACTCTGTTTCAGACGTAGCTCCCAGGAGGATCAACAGGAAGGAGGCTGACGGAGTTTCACCTCCTTCCTCTAACTCGCTGATTGTAAACACGCTCCACCTGGAGGAAGACGCCTgacctttgtttgtttgtttgtttgtcaacgAGCAGCGCAGCAGAACCCGGCTCCGCCCATCCCGGCGCGGCAGTACGAGGTGGCGATGAACCGGCAGCAGCGCTACTTCCGCATCCCGTTCATCCGCCCGGGCGACCAGTACAAAGACCCCCAGAGCAAGAAGAAAGGCTGGTGGTACGCACACTTCGACGGGCCCTGGATCGCCCGGCAGATGGAGCTCCACCCGGACAAGCACCCCATCGTCCTGGTGGCAGGTCGGTACCGGAGGGGGGTTCCCAGAGAAGGCCATGGTATAATATGTCTTAAAAGCTTCCCATAGAAGGTCATggtataatatgtatttaaagtcTCCCATAGAAGGTCATGGTATAATTATTCTCTTTAAAGTTTCCAATAGAGGTCATggtataatatgtatttaaagtcTCCCATAGAAGGTCATGGTATAATTATTCTCTTTAAAGTTTCCCATAGAGGTCATggtataatatgtatttaaagtcTCACATAGAAGGTCATGGTATAAGTCTTCCCTTTGAAGCTTCCCCTTTTAAAATGTCCCATAGACAGTCatgatataatatgtatttaaagtcTCCCATAGACGGTCATGGTATAAGTCTTCCCTTTGAAgcttcccctttttaaaatgtcccaTAGAAGGTCATGGTATAATTATTCTCTTTAAAGTTTCCCATAGAAGGTCATGGTATAagtattcactttaaagtttccCATAAAAGGTCATGGTATAagtattcactttaaagtttccCATAGAAGGTCATggtataatatgtatttaaagtcTCCCATAGAAGGTCATGGTATAAGTCTTCCCTTTAAAGTTTCCCATAGAAGGTCATggtataatatgtatttaaagtttcccaTAGAAGGTCATGGTATAATTATTCTCTTTAAAGCTTCCGATATAAAGTCATGGTATATGTATTTCAAGCTTCCCATAGAAGGTCATggtataatatgtatttaaagtcTCCCATAGAAGGTCATGGTATAAGTCTTCCCTTTGAAGCTGCCCATAGACGGTCATGGTATAAGTCTTCCCTTTGAAGCTGCCCATAGAAGGTCATGGTATAAGTCTTCCCTTTGAAGCTGCCCATAGACGGTCATGGTATAAGTCTTCCCTTTGAAGCTGCCCATAGAAGGTCATGGTATAAGTCTTCCCTTTGAAGCTGCCCATAGACGGTCATGGTATAAGTCTTCCCTTTGAAGCTGCCCATAGACGGTCATGGTATAAGTCTTCCTTTGAAGCTGCCCATAGACGGTCATGGTATAAGTCTTCCCTTTGAAGCTGCCCATAGACGGTCATGGTATAAGTCTTCCCTTTGAAGCTGCCCATAGACGGTCATGGTATAAGTCTTCCCTTTGAAGCTGCCCATAGACGGTCATGGTATAAGTCTTCCCTTTGAAGCTGCCCATAGACGGTCATGGTATAAGTCTTCCCTTTGAAGCTGCCCATAGAAGGTCATGGTATAAGTCTTCCCTTTGAAGCTGCCCATAGACGGTCATGGTATAAGTCTTCCCTTTGAAGCTGCCCATAGACGTCCGTGTGTCCTCTGCGCTCCAGGGAAGGACGACATGGAGATGTGCGAGCTGAGCCTGGAGGAGACGGGCCTGTCCCGGAAGAGAGGAGCGGAGATCCTCCCCCGGCAGTTCGAGGAGATCTGGGACCGCTGCGGCGGGACCCAGTACCTCCGCGGCGCCATCGAGAGCCGGCAGGCGCGGCCCACCTACGCCACGGCCATGCTGCAGAGCCTGTACAAGTAGCCCcgggcggggggggaggggcttatctcTGCAAACTAAGGGACGAATGCACCGGCGACAGAACTGCGACTCCTCCTGGTGGCCATTTTGTTTCTCCTCTGGTGGTGATTTTATTTCTTGGgtttggggtttggggggggggggcgtttctCATTGGACGCTCCGCAGAGAGATCCTGCTGAAGTTTGTTTTCCTGTAACACGTTTAACTACGAGGCCTTACTGACTCCAGGGTTTTAAGAGTAGGACTTTTATTCTTCTGATTTAGTTCCTCCCAGAACAACAACACGTGTTCCTGACTCCACGAGATCCGCTGAGCTCTAATCAGTGCTCCAACTTTATTAGTTTccctttgttgtctttctgacCGAATGTAACTGGAGACCTCGTTGACTTGTTGACTCGTCTCATTTCTTCTGTGAACGCgtgaggctctggaggtttGATTCTTCTGTTTCTTTTGATTGATTCTTTAGTTTCTTTGAACTCGGCTCCGTGATTCTGGGCTGTTGGTCGATGTGAAACTCTTATGCAACGACATCGTCCCTCACTGCCGCGCACGTCTTCATCTCAAGGAGTTTACAGGAACGTTTAACGTCTCCGGAACTGGAACCGGGACGCTTAGGGGAGACGGAGCGTCACGCAGAGTCGCCTCCTGTTTACAGACAATCTGCCGCTCCTGCTTCAGAACGCCTGGCTGCAGAGCGGCACGTTGACGTGAAGCGGCTCGACGGAGACCCGCTTCAGGTCTCAGGGGGCCGAGCGGACTCTGGACCgggtctcctcgtctcctcgttcCTCACTGTCACTTTTCTAACGCTGATCTCTAACAGAATAAAACATTCCACGTGTCACTCACCGCTCTGCTGCTTCTTTCTGTCGACACACGTATGAAAGACGAGgacgacgacgttgttgttgttcaacAGTTTGTATTTTCAACTATTGATTTCAGACGAACATTAAAAATGACAATTTTCACactttaaaataagaaaaagtcaAAATTACAGTTTGGGTCTTTTTTTCAAAAGCAGCGATAAACATTTTGAGTCTATTTACATGAAATATACACGAGAAGAACACCGGGGCCTCGTGGCGCCGCGGGGGCGCACCATGAAGACGTTCAGAGAGGCCGAcatgtctgtttaaaaaaaaagaaaaaacactgaaTTACTATGACCAAGTAAAAGTATGttaattagtatatatatatatttgtataaacatttatttataaaatatatattttatgaataaatatatttttatatatttctttttcatttatatatacatttatattttatttacttatgtgaattgtgttaaaaaaattttaaaaaacactgaacTACTGACAAAGGAAAAGTATATAATttagtattatatttatttatatatgtagatattttatatttatataaatatatatttattaaagatatttatatataattatagaaATATACACATCTTTAATTTACTTAtgtgaattgtgtgtttttatcaaagagaaaacaaagtaaaagttTATACCTTGTGAGGTCTTGTCAGGTGATCCATCCCTAACTGGccaggggggaggagccatcTTTGTATCTAGAACAGAGAAAGGTGAAGGTGTGAGACCAGACTGGGTCTCCAAAGATACCAGGGGACCTGAATGCACCGCAGAGGGGATGAAACTACAAGAGAAGTGAACAACGGGTATCAGCTGCTGATcgggagaaacacacagatcaaTAAGTACAGCTCGATCATCCACCTGTCAATAAGAACAGCTACGGTCCTCTACCGATAGGAAGTCACCGTGACTCTCAGTCACTCACATTGACGTACAATGACTCATTGACTCAGTGACTCACATTGACGTACAATGACTCAGTGACTCGCATTGACTCACAATGACTCAGTGACTCACATTGACTCACAATGACTCAGTGACTCACATTGACTCACAATGATTCAGTGACTCACATTGACGTACAATGACTCATTGACTCTCAGTGACTCACATTGACGTACAATGACTCACAATGACTCACATTGACTCACAATGACTCAGTGACTCACATTGACTCAGTGACTCATTGACTCTCAGTGACTCACATTGACGTACAATGACTCATTGACTCTCAGTGACTCACATTGACGTACAATGACTCAGTGACTCACATTGACGTACAATGACTCATTGACTCTCAGTGACTCACATTGACGTACAATGACTCACATTGACGTACAATGACTCAGTGACTCACTGTAGCATgcccgaggccgccacccgtgggtttccccccccagcaccaaggatccgccagacagcacgaGGTTTCgttcaaagacatgttttattggcccacacacgacaccgagccgaccgcaaaacacgtgcctctgctcacctccctctccactcgagtggcagcttttataagggtggcctcggctgctgagtgattgccaatcaccagcacccgaggccaaatcagacacagctgccacactccccaccactcgatttaggcTGGACttccccatgagagcttgggcggaggagggcccTGGGGACCGGACAATGCTCGGCCGGAGGGGCTCCGGGCCGACTGCTTAGGAGgtggggctctggggttcggGACGGGGACGGGAGCTGACGCCCGGGCCGGGAACGGGAGCCGGACCGCCGGAAGGAGCCGCGCAGCGGTAGCTGGTACCTCTGACAGGGCCCGGGGATCCGGAGTCGgccctccaccgacgggtcggctcggggttcgacggcagctccgacgggtcctggacctcagcggtcggcagctccgacgagttctggacctcggggttctgcagctccgacgagtcctggggctctgggtccggcagctccgacggctcctggacctcaggggtcggcagctccgacgggtcctggggctctggggtcggccgctccgacgggtcctggacctcgggggtcggcagctccgacgggtcctggggctctggggtcggcagctccgatggctcctggggctctgggtccggcagctccgacggctcctggacctcaggggtcggcagctccgacgggtcctggggctctggggtcggcagctccgacgggtcctggacctcggggttctgccgctccgacgggtcctggggctctgggtccggcagctccgacggctcctggacctcgggtcggcagctccgacgggtcctgggcctctggggtcggcagctccgacgggtcctggggctctgggtccggcagctccgacggctcctggggctctggggtcggcagctccgacgggtcctggacctcggggttctgcagctccgacgagtcctggggctctggagtcggcagctccgacggctcctggggctctgggtccggcagctccgacggctcctggacctcaggggtcggcagctccgacgggtcctgaggctctggggtcggcagctccgatgggtcctggacctcgggggtcggcagctccgacggctcgggggtcggctgcggcgacgggtcacggggaacgggagtctgccACAGCGCCGGCGGTTTCGAGGGTtccgaggaacaggcggctctcctccgcctgttcccgccccatctcctctatccgggccagtatctggcccaagctgctcatcagctcttcctcctggtctggctccctccctttcaggcactgggtcctcaggggccccacgttgggctccaatgtagcatgcccgaggccgccacccgtgggtttccccccccagcaccaaggatccgccagacagcacgaGGTTTCgttcaaagacatgttttattggcccacacacgacaccgagccgaccgcaaaacacgtgcctctgctcacctccctctccactctcgagtggcagcttttataagggtggcctcggctgctgagtgattgccaatcaccagcagccgaggccaaatcagacacagctgccacactcacaTTGACGTACACTGACTCAGTGACTCACATTGACTCACAATGACTCAGTGACTCACATTGACTCACAATGACTCAGTGACTCACATTGACGTACAATGACTCAGTGACTCACATTGACTCTCAGTGACTCACATTGACTCACAATGACTCAGTGACTCACATTGACTGAGTGACTCACATTGACGTACAATGACTCAGTGACTCAGTGACTCTCATTGACTCACATTGACTCTCAGTGACTCACAGTGACTCAAATTGACTCTCAGTGACTCACATTGATGTACAATGACTCAGTGACTCACAATGACTCACATTGACTCACATTGAGTCAGTGACTCACATTAACTCAGTTACTCACAGTGACTCACATTGACTCACAGTGACTCACAGGGATCTACTTAGATctccaggtgcatgctggttaCCTGCACACGGCCCCGTGTCCCGGCTGGATGTGGCACCGGCCTCCGGGGCAGCGGTCCGGCTGCAGGTCACAGAGGCTCCGGCAGGGCCGGCCAGCCACCGACAGGAAGCCGGGCCGGCACACGCAGCGCGCCTCCTTCAACCGGCCAATCGCCACGCAGCGGGACGCCGCATCGCACGCCAGGAACTTACAGGCGTCGGCCTGGTCGGCtgcgaggaagaagaggaagagaaggaggaagcggAGCTTAacgacatatatacacatatacatacgtacatatatatacatatatatataaagttccaCAGTAGAACCAGCAGGTCTCAGAACCAGGAGGTCTCAGAACCAGcaggtctccaggtgttcacgTACCTGGCTCTACGTCCAGGCTGCGGGTGTCGATCTGGATCATCAGGTTCTTGGCGGCGGCGGAGCAGAACCGCTCCAGGACGCCGTGGACGGCCTCGGTGATGTTGTACGGCACCGACTTGGAGAACTTGGCCTTGCTGTTGACGACCACGCTGCCCCTCTGGAAGTTCAGGATCTCCAGGTTCTGGAAGCCCGTCAGGTTGGCCTGCAGGTACGGCAGCAGCTGCACACACAAGGACAGGTTCTGAGTCCCACGAAGCCCAAAGAGGACGAGGGTTCATGGCTGCGTTCATCCGTCACACGAGGAGATGAAGTCTGTCCCCTGGGAGACGTGAAGAGGACGTAGAAAATCAAAAGACTCAAATGAGTCACAGGACTCAAAAGACTCAAAATAGCTAAAAGATCCATACGAGTCATGAGATCCACGAGGAGACTGAGGATAAAGGTCTGACTGAGGTCTGGAGACTGAGGATGAAGGTCAGACTGAGGTCTGGACATAACGACCTTGTTGCTTCTTGTGCTGCTCTACCCTGTTtccaaggttcaaggtttttatcTGCCATTTGTTTtcagaccaacagtccagaacCATCGTGCAGGACTCCCTCAGTCCCCCGTtaaggaaataaaaacacactatcataggaaagaaaaatagataatattaaaaaaacattgagaaGGTGGTAATACGTACAAAAAAGGTAGTAATATAATCAAAAAGGTGTTAATATGGACATTAAAGTCTAAAGTGGGAACTCGTGTGTGACTCCCCCTCCGACCACCGGCCCGGTCTTGGGTTACTCACCACGTCCAGGAAGGTGTTCTCCAGGGATCGGTACTCGGACGACGTCTTGTTGAAGAGGTCCTCGGAGAAGTCCATGTTGGTGACGCGCAGGCTGAAGAACACCACCAGCTCCCGGCCGTGGCTGGCCGTGGTCATGGAGGGCGTGGTCAGGTATCTCACTGGAGCCGTGGTCAGGTATCTCACTGGAGGCGTGGTCAGGTATCTCACTGGAGGCGTGGTCAGGTATCTCACTGGAGGCGTGGTCAGGTATCTCACTGGAGGCGTGGTCAGGTATCTCACTGGAGGCGTGGTCAGGTATCTCACTGGAGGCGGGGCCGTGACGGCGGCGCGTTCCCCCCCCTCGGGCGGGAAGCCGCTCCCCTCGGCCGCCGCGTCGGTCGGACCCAGCTCCACCGTCAGGTCCCGGACCGCCTCGTCCACCACGTCTCCGGCGGCCGGCGGCGGGGCGGTTTGGCTCCGGCCTCCTTTCGGCACCGTCTCCTTCAAGTCTTCGTCGATAACGACGACCGCCGGCTCCGACTCCTTCTCTGCTTCTTCGCCGGcgtcctctgaagactctggAGTAGGACGCTCCGCTACCTCGAACAGTCCGGTGTCGACAGTCGGACCGGGGGCGGACGCTTCGGACGCTTCAGACGCTTCGGACGCGGCGACAGCCGAGGCCGGAGGCGTTTGGACGGCGGCCGCAGCCGGAGCCGTTGGGACGGCGGCCGCAGCCGGAGCCGTTGGGACGGCGGCCGCAGCCGGAGCCGGCGCTGCCGTCACTGCAACGTCTTCTGGACCTTCGGTGGCGTCGGGGCGGTTCGGATCCGTCGCCTCTTTGAATCGTCGGGGCCAAAAGAAAAAGGACGAATCACAGAGGATCACCAGTTAGACAGAAGCCCCTCTGAGTGGGCACCAAGCATCAGAACCACCCGCGCTGCATCTCCAGGGGGATCTCTAACCACAGATATGACTattcctgagtgtctgtgatcTCTCCGCGGTGCAGCCGGTACCTCCATGTCTCCAGTACTGCATGTAAACCCTCAGAATGTCTCATCTATGTGTCTCGGGATCTTTAAGGATCTGTTCTCAGGACGTACGTCATGTTCCTCACCTGCTCCACCAGAGCTGGATTCAGACTGCGGATCCCTCTTGGAAGTTGCCGTCGGTGTGATggtctccacttcctgctcgGTGGAGAAGTCACGGACGACGTGATATTCAGGGTCAGGTCCACCTCCGCCGAGCGGGACCGCGTTGTCTTCCTCGAGTGGCCGGTGGCCGTCCGGTCCGGCTGCTGGAAGGAACTCGTTGTCTTGGATATTCTGGACGGTGTCGTCTCCAAAGCCGAGCTCCGCCGTGCCGTCCGGTGGGTGGAGGATTTTAATGGCTTCGGCCGGTGGGTCAGTGACGTCTCCCTCTGGTTCGGGTTCTAAAACCTCGACTATCTCATGCTCTGGATCAACGAGTCCTGCTTCCTCTTCCGGCTCCGACACCTCGGGTAACTCTTCTGCCGGCGGTAACACGTGAACGGCGCCCTCTTCTGATTCTGATGCTTCCTTTGgaccctcctcctctcgttcttCCTTAGAGACATCAGTCGCCTCCTCTCCAGCCTCTGGTGGACGTTGGGTTTCCAAGCGGTCCTTGGGCTCGTTCTCTGGTACCGGGATCACTTTGCCTTCTGCTCTTACAtccttctctggttctggtacttcttcttcttcttcggcctctTTCCCTGGTTCTGGAGCTACGTCTACAACCTCTAGAACTTCTTCACTTGGTTCTGAAACCTTTTCTGGCTCCTCTGATTCTGCAGCCTGGACTTCCTCGTCTCCTGTTCCTGCTACTCCCAATTCCAATTCCTCAACCGccccttcaccttcaccttcacctggcGCTCTGACAACTTCTTCATCTACTTCTGACATCTTAACCACGTCCTCGGTGGATTTCacagcctcctcctctggttctggAACCTCagcgacctcctcctcctcttcttctaccgGTCGCACAACATCAACTGCCTCCACCTCGTTTTCCAGTTGGGAAGCTTCAGGTACTAGTCCTTCTGATCCTTCAGGTTcaaccacctcctctccttgttCTGAGACTTCTGACTCTTCCTCTACTTCTGCATCTGGTTCTGAAACCTCATCATCTCTCTTAGTTTCTAAACTCGGATGCAACTCATCAAATAGATCTTCTTCTGGTTCCTCAATGACCTCACCTCTAACTTCAACTATTCCCTTCTCTGGTTGCAAcacatcttctccttcttcatacAACATCTCTACTGCGCTAATGCCTGTTTCTGCCTCCTCTGGTGTGGCGTCTTCTGCTTCAGAAACTTCTGAATCCTCATCAAGCTCCTTCTGCTCCAGCTCTGAAGCTGCTACCTTGTCTTGATTGTCTTCCAGAgactcttctgcttcttcttcctctggctCTGAAACTTCAACTATTTCCTCctcttcagcttcttcttctggcTCTGAGACTTCAGCTTCTTCCTGTGGCTCTGAGACTTCAGCTTCTTCTCCTGCCTCTGAGACTTCAGCTTCTTCTCCTGCCTCTGAgacttcagcttcttcttctgcctctgAGACTTCAGCTTCAGGTTCTGTCGTCTCTAAATTCCCTTCCTCTTGTTCATAAACTTCCGTTAGTTCAGGCGTCGGCTGCAAACCTTCAGGCGCTCCGTCGGGTTCCACCACTAACCCTCCCTCCGGCTGCAGCGTTTCAGATTCACCTTCCAACTTCGAGACATCTCGGGGACCCGTTTCCTCATGGAGGTCGTACCGCTCGGCCTCTTCCTCATTGAGGTCATACTGCTCGGCCTCTTCCTCATCGGGAAGAGCGTTGACGTCTTGGTCTTCCCGAGGCGTCGCTGGATGAGTGGGCGGCTGGCCCGTGAGGCCTGAGAGGGTAGTGACATCAGCCGTTTCCTCATCGGGGGGCGCTGTGGTCAATGATCTCTGTGTGGTCTGGGGGACGACATCTGGCCCGGGGTCcacatggtcctcatggtccacatggtcctcatggtcctcaggttcctcatggtcctcagggtcctcatggccctcatggtcctcaggttCCTCAGGGTCCTCATggccctcatggtcctcaggttcctcatggtcctcagggtcctcaggttcctcatggtcctcatggtcctcagggtCCTCAGGTTCCTcagggtcctcatggtcctcatggtcctcaggttCCTcagggtcctcatggtcctcatggtcctcagggttctcatggtcctcatggtcctcaggttcctcatggtcctcagggtcctcagggtcctcagggtcctcatggtcctcatggtcctcagggtcctcagggtcctcatggtcctcaggttcctcatggtcctcagggtcctcatggtcctcatggtcctcgtggtcctcaGGGTCCTCGTGGTCCTCAGGGTCCTCGTGGTCCTCAGGTTCCTCATTGTCCTcagggtcctcatggtcctggtCCACAGGACTCAGGTCTTCCTCTGAGATCAGGTTGGGGGAAAGGCTGATTGGAGCGTCTGTCTCCAGCTGGAGGATGACGGGCGGGGTCGCGATGTAGTCCCTTACAAGTTCACCCGTTTCCCTGTGATGAATGGTTTCAATCTCGTGGGTAATGATTGGCaattcttcttcatcctcctcctcctccttttcgtCTGACGGCCAGCGCTCACTCACATAAATTGCCTCCGACTCCTCGGTGATCTCCTCCGCGGGGCCGGCGGTGGGCTGGAGGAGGGTCCCCAGGGCGTTCTCCTCCTCCGAGGGCCGGAGGGGAGGCCTCTGGGCCCCCGGCTCCCCGGTGGACACTTCCAACTCGTTGTGTGAATCGGGCTCACTGAACTGAGAGATGAATCATATTAATAATGCACTGACAGTTCGTCACTTTTTCACTATTAAAACAACTATTTGTTATGCAGTAAATCTTCATTATGGAGGGTCATTCATTTCCATATATTTTAATCAGAAGACAAATGTTTTTAACAGGAATTCTTAACAAGGCTTCCAGAAATAAAGATGCAACGTGTTTGAATGAGGCCGAATTGAAAATGtcatttcagctcatttcttGTCTTATATGCTCCTAAATTATATCATACTCCAGTTATTACAGGCTCCACCCACACACTCTTTTCTTCACATTGTGAATTAATTATATTTCCaacaaatgaattaataaatccaCAACATCGATAACGTTTCTCACCTCATCCACTACTTCCACCGTCGAGGTCGCCGTCTGAGCCGGCAGGAAGATTCCTCCTGTGAACGCAGAGCGGTGTCACCTCCAGACGAGCATCCATGAAATACCATTTACTGCTCATCCAttggattaaaacacatttacggTTCACAGATGGATGTCGTATTTTTACTAGATTTCATATAGTTTTAATATGCTGCAAATCCATTCTTTAGTTGTACTCTGTGTTCAGAATGCAACTCTAAAGCAGGAGTGGAGCAGCAGCTCGTCACCTGGTTGGAAGGTGAGCGAGTCCAGATCGATGGGCAGCGACGCCTCCTCGCGCAGTGCCTCCGTCACCACCGCCCAGAGGCCGGAGggggccgagggggccggctcAGGGGCCTTCGAGGTGATTTTAGGAGAATTGATCTCGAAGACCAGAGAGTAACGCACCGAGATTCCTCCAGGCCTGAAACCACAAG is part of the Pseudoliparis swirei isolate HS2019 ecotype Mariana Trench chromosome 12, NWPU_hadal_v1, whole genome shotgun sequence genome and harbors:
- the LOC130202147 gene encoding titin isoform X2, whose protein sequence is MLWDLGLVLLLLVFTPQAAGGQDSASGSVRVCSESDPDSLCPEGGELPAGGPVRLLRLLKTSTPGGGSGFGADRRRPKRSVFLHGAVKICPQETADEVLASHRRYYQLRVCQEAVWEAFRIFLDRIPGTSEYQRWVHTCRHEELRLSHIAQNFSSSEEHRSLVHRRMNLMRVRTPPPREATGPPPTPQTSRTSRTPETPQEAGAAVQTVAPPVPTSTVVLLRPARASTSPGLQLTQPAEEEEEEEEEDSELPNVVPEGPAEQRVEFSIDLVDPGYRELLDDPDSPQYVDLAHHLQDQMQHVFDKLPGYKGIEVLGISETQDTDGPGGISVRYSLVFEINSPKITSKAPEPAPSAPSGLWAVVTEALREEASLPIDLDSLTFQPGGIFLPAQTATSTVEVVDEFSEPDSHNELEVSTGEPGAQRPPLRPSEEENALGTLLQPTAGPAEEITEESEAIYVSERWPSDEKEEEEDEEELPIITHEIETIHHRETGELVRDYIATPPVILQLETDAPISLSPNLISEEDLSPVDQDHEDPEDNEEPEDHEDPEDHEDPEDHEDHEDHEDPEDHEEPEDHEDPEDPEDHEDHEDPEDPEDPEDHEEPEDHEDHENPEDHEDHEDPEEPEDHEDHEDPEEPEDPEDHEDHEEPEDPEDHEEPEDHEGHEDPEEPEDHEGHEDPEDHEEPEDHEDHVDHEDHVDPGPDVVPQTTQRSLTTAPPDEETADVTTLSGLTGQPPTHPATPREDQDVNALPDEEEAEQYDLNEEEAERYDLHEETGPRDVSKLEGESETLQPEGGLVVEPDGAPEGLQPTPELTEVYEQEEGNLETTEPEAEVSEAEEEAEVSEAGEEAEVSEAGEEAEVSEPQEEAEVSEPEEEAEEEEIVEVSEPEEEEAEESLEDNQDKVAASELEQKELDEDSEVSEAEDATPEEAETGISAVEMLYEEGEDVLQPEKGIVEVRGEVIEEPEEDLFDELHPSLETKRDDEVSEPDAEVEEESEVSEQGEEVVEPEGSEGLVPEASQLENEVEAVDVVRPVEEEEEEVAEVPEPEEEAVKSTEDVVKMSEVDEEVVRAPGEGEGEGAVEELELGVAGTGDEEVQAAESEEPEKVSEPSEEVLEVVDVAPEPGKEAEEEEEVPEPEKDVRAEGKVIPVPENEPKDRLETQRPPEAGEEATDVSKEEREEEGPKEASESEEGAVHVLPPAEELPEVSEPEEEAGLVDPEHEIVEVLEPEPEGDVTDPPAEAIKILHPPDGTAELGFGDDTVQNIQDNEFLPAAGPDGHRPLEEDNAVPLGGGGPDPEYHVVRDFSTEQEVETITPTATSKRDPQSESSSGGAEATDPNRPDATEGPEDVAVTAAPAPAAAAVPTAPAAAAVPTAPAAAAVQTPPASAVAASEASEASEASAPGPTVDTGLFEVAERPTPESSEDAGEEAEKESEPAVVVIDEDLKETVPKGGRSQTAPPPAAGDVVDEAVRDLTVELGPTDAAAEGSGFPPEGGERAAVTAPPPVRYLTTPPVRYLTTPPVRYLTTPPVRYLTTPPVRYLTTPPVRYLTTAPVRYLTTPSMTTASHGRELVVFFSLRVTNMDFSEDLFNKTSSEYRSLENTFLDVLLPYLQANLTGFQNLEILNFQRGSVVVNSKAKFSKSVPYNITEAVHGVLERFCSAAAKNLMIQIDTRSLDVEPADQADACKFLACDAASRCVAIGRLKEARCVCRPGFLSVAGRPCRSLCDLQPDRCPGGRCHIQPGHGAVCRYKDGSSPLAS